From Xiphophorus hellerii strain 12219 chromosome 20, Xiphophorus_hellerii-4.1, whole genome shotgun sequence, the proteins below share one genomic window:
- the LOC116710034 gene encoding glucagon family neuropeptides-like: MQRGANSSVPVSFVLFFPAGTDDESGRHRVVAQQGRSRSALKLVQCSPGLTAVMEKAAVLLLLFCCLVMSLSGSPLYPSIRFGQRDTSILMTSSLKNPAEQQDEDRISLRDGEELRSERHADAIFTNSYRKVLGQISARKFLQTIMGKRLGDESESYMKRQSDIYEGTFKEDLTSIQSDQRYRGGRGNVMRPRS; encoded by the exons ATGCAGAGGGGGGCAAACAGCAGTGTTCCTGTCtcttttgtcctgtttttccCGGCAGGGACGGACGATGAGAGTGGAAGGCACCGAGTAGTGGCTCAGCAGGGACGCTCTCGATCTGCTTTAAAACTAG TTCAGTGTTCTCCAGGACTTACTGCGGTGATGGAGAAAgctgctgtgctgctgctgctcttctgcTGCCTGGTCATGTCTTTGTCAGGCTCCCCGCTCTACCCGTCCATCAG GTTTGGCCAAAGGGACACGTCCATCCTCATGACGTCTTCCCTGAAGAATCCGGCAGAGCAGCAGGACGAAGACAGGATCTCTCTGAGGGATGGAGAGGAGCTGCG CTCTGAACGTCACGCTGATGCCATCTTTACCAACAGTTACAGGAAGGTCTTGGGCCAGATCTCTGCCAGGAAGTTCCTTCAGACTATCATGGGCAAACGGCTCGG AGATGAAAGTGAGAGCTACATGAAACGTCAGTCAGACATCTATGAGGGGACGTTTAAAGAAGATCTCACATCCATCCAGAGCGATCAAAGGTACAGAGGAGGGCGGGGGAACGTCATGAGGCCCAG AAGTTGA